From the genome of Neisseria lisongii, one region includes:
- a CDS encoding thiazole synthase, translated as MDGLHLYGEQFDGRLLLGTAGYPTLDILHQSVQAAKPAMITVALRRQGAMDAAHGEGLWALLRQWQIPLLPNTAGCLSVQEAVTTAQMAREVFETDWIKLELIGDDATLQPDVFQLCEAAEILIRDGFKVLPYCTEDLIACRRLLDAGCQALMPWAAPIGTGLGVVHEYALKVLRERLPDVPLLIDAGLGLPSHAAAVMEWGYDGVLLNSAVSRSGNPVLMAQAFAQATAAGRTAFAAEPMVPSSQTRASTPTVGQPFWHSEDY; from the coding sequence ATGGACGGACTACATTTATATGGCGAACAGTTTGACGGCAGACTGCTGCTGGGAACGGCAGGCTACCCGACTTTGGACATTCTGCACCAAAGCGTGCAGGCGGCGAAACCGGCGATGATTACCGTTGCCCTGCGGCGGCAGGGCGCAATGGATGCCGCCCACGGCGAAGGTTTGTGGGCGCTGCTGCGCCAATGGCAGATACCGCTGTTGCCCAATACCGCCGGTTGTTTGAGCGTGCAGGAAGCCGTAACCACCGCCCAAATGGCACGGGAAGTGTTTGAAACCGACTGGATCAAGCTCGAATTAATCGGCGACGATGCTACTTTGCAGCCCGATGTGTTCCAACTGTGCGAAGCCGCCGAAATCCTGATTCGGGACGGCTTCAAAGTATTGCCGTATTGCACCGAAGACCTGATTGCCTGCCGCCGCCTGCTGGACGCAGGTTGCCAAGCCCTAATGCCGTGGGCGGCACCCATCGGCACAGGTTTGGGCGTGGTGCATGAGTATGCCCTGAAAGTATTGCGGGAACGCCTGCCCGATGTGCCGCTGTTGATTGATGCCGGTTTGGGATTGCCGTCGCACGCCGCCGCCGTGATGGAATGGGGCTACGACGGCGTATTACTCAACAGCGCCGTTTCCCGCAGCGGCAATCCGGTTTTGATGGCACAGGCATTTGCCCAAGCCACCGCCGCCGGTCGCACCGCCTTCGCCGCCGAACCGATGGTACCCAGTAGCCAAACCCGTGCCAGCACGCCGACAGTCGGCCAGCCGTTTTGGCACAGCGAGGATTATTGA
- the trxB gene encoding thioredoxin-disulfide reductase produces the protein MSNHHKLIILGSGPAGYTAAVYAARANLNPVIITGIQQGGQLMTTTEVDNWPADADGVQGPELMARFQAHAERFGTEMIFDQIHTAQLQQRPFKLIGDMGEYTCDALIIATGASAKYLGLPSEETFAGKGVSACATCDGFFYRQQDVAVVGGGNTAVEEALYLANIANTVTLIHRRDTFRAEKIMVDKLMQRVDEGKIILKTNAVLSEVLGDDSGVTGARLQHNDGSVEDLAVKGVFIAIGHKPNTDIFKGQLDMDETGYLITKGGNGDNVGATNIEGIWAAGDVKDHTYRQAITSAASGCQAALDAERWLDQQS, from the coding sequence ATGAGCAACCATCACAAACTGATTATTTTAGGTTCCGGCCCTGCGGGTTACACCGCCGCCGTTTACGCCGCCCGTGCCAACCTCAATCCGGTGATTATCACCGGTATCCAGCAAGGCGGTCAGCTGATGACCACCACCGAAGTGGACAACTGGCCTGCCGATGCCGACGGCGTGCAGGGGCCCGAACTGATGGCACGTTTCCAAGCCCACGCCGAGCGTTTCGGTACAGAAATGATTTTCGACCAAATCCACACCGCCCAACTGCAGCAGCGCCCGTTCAAACTCATCGGCGATATGGGCGAATATACCTGCGATGCGCTGATTATCGCCACCGGCGCTTCCGCCAAATATCTGGGGCTGCCGAGTGAAGAAACCTTTGCCGGCAAAGGCGTATCCGCCTGCGCCACCTGCGACGGCTTTTTCTACCGCCAGCAAGATGTTGCCGTGGTCGGCGGCGGCAATACCGCAGTCGAAGAAGCACTGTATCTGGCGAACATCGCCAACACCGTTACCCTGATTCACCGCCGGGACACGTTCCGTGCCGAAAAAATCATGGTCGATAAATTGATGCAGCGTGTTGATGAAGGCAAAATCATCTTGAAAACCAACGCTGTATTGTCCGAAGTATTGGGCGACGACAGCGGCGTAACCGGCGCCCGCCTGCAACACAACGACGGCTCGGTTGAAGACCTTGCCGTCAAAGGCGTGTTTATCGCCATCGGCCACAAACCGAACACCGATATTTTCAAAGGCCAGCTCGATATGGACGAAACCGGCTATCTGATTACCAAAGGCGGTAACGGCGACAATGTCGGCGCAACCAATATCGAAGGCATTTGGGCCGCCGGAGACGTAAAAGACCACACCTACCGCCAAGCCATCACCAGCGCCGCCTCTGGCTGCCAAGCGGCACTCGATGCCGAGCGTTGGCTGGATCAGCAAAGCTGA
- the accD gene encoding acetyl-CoA carboxylase, carboxyltransferase subunit beta: MSWLDKILPPKIKNRDSSGSASNVPAGLWHKCPSCAATIYSTELAQNDMVCPKCSYHNPLTAQDRLNLLLDEGSGERIGNHIKPTDILKFKDSKKYPDRLSAARKTTGEDDALVVMKGTINGLPVVVAAFEFRFIGGSMGSVVGERFVQGVRRAAADNCPFICVAASGGARMQEGLNSLMQMTKTSASLHLLSEKKLPFISVLTDPTMGGVSASFAFLGDVVLAEPNALIGFAGPRVIEQTVRETLPEGFQRAEFLLEKGAIDQIVDRREMKQRITDLITLLCRKSKISA, translated from the coding sequence ATGAGCTGGTTAGACAAAATCCTCCCACCGAAAATCAAAAACCGAGACAGCAGCGGCAGTGCGTCCAACGTACCCGCCGGCCTGTGGCACAAATGCCCCTCCTGCGCCGCCACCATCTACTCAACCGAGCTGGCGCAAAACGATATGGTCTGCCCCAAATGCAGCTACCACAACCCGCTGACCGCCCAAGACCGCCTCAACCTGCTGCTGGACGAAGGCTCCGGCGAACGCATCGGCAACCACATCAAACCGACCGACATCCTGAAATTCAAAGACAGCAAAAAATACCCCGACCGCCTGAGCGCCGCCCGTAAAACCACCGGCGAAGATGACGCACTGGTGGTAATGAAAGGCACGATAAACGGCCTGCCCGTTGTTGTCGCCGCCTTTGAATTCCGCTTTATCGGCGGCTCGATGGGTTCGGTTGTCGGCGAACGCTTCGTACAGGGCGTACGCCGAGCCGCCGCCGACAACTGCCCGTTTATCTGCGTGGCCGCTTCCGGCGGGGCCCGTATGCAGGAAGGCCTGAATTCGCTGATGCAGATGACCAAAACCAGCGCCTCGCTGCATTTGCTGTCTGAGAAAAAACTGCCGTTTATCTCCGTGCTGACCGACCCGACCATGGGCGGCGTTTCTGCCAGCTTCGCCTTTTTGGGCGACGTTGTCCTTGCCGAACCCAACGCCCTGATCGGCTTTGCCGGCCCTCGTGTAATCGAACAAACCGTACGCGAAACCCTGCCCGAAGGCTTCCAGCGTGCCGAATTCCTGCTGGAAAAAGGCGCAATCGACCAAATCGTGGACCGCCGTGAAATGAAACAGCGGATTACCGACTTAATCACCCTCTTGTGCCGCAAAAGCAAAATCAGTGCCTGA
- a CDS encoding murein hydrolase activator EnvC family protein, protein MMKSALQKIICTLFAATLAACSGSHAPGSKAVPAGYYRVQAGDTLYRIAKRYGQSVQTLVQWNHLSDAAKIEVGQVLKVQNARSHTPAHTANTNTAAVRQKMQWPVDNGGDHVVQSYNGSSNKGIDIIGVRGQNVKAAADGKVLYAGEGVRGYGKLLLISHSPSLITAYAHNDSLLVAENQTVRAGQTVATMGSSDSDRVKLHFEVRVNGKAVNPMPYLR, encoded by the coding sequence ATGATGAAATCCGCCCTGCAAAAAATCATCTGCACCCTGTTTGCCGCTACATTGGCCGCCTGTTCCGGCAGCCATGCACCGGGCAGCAAAGCCGTACCCGCCGGATATTATCGGGTTCAGGCAGGCGATACGCTCTACCGCATTGCCAAACGCTACGGCCAAAGCGTGCAGACCTTGGTGCAATGGAATCATTTGAGCGATGCCGCCAAAATCGAAGTCGGGCAGGTTTTGAAAGTGCAGAATGCCCGCAGCCATACCCCCGCCCATACCGCCAACACCAATACAGCAGCAGTTCGGCAGAAAATGCAATGGCCGGTGGACAACGGCGGCGACCATGTCGTTCAATCATATAACGGCAGCAGCAACAAAGGCATAGACATCATCGGCGTACGCGGGCAAAACGTCAAAGCCGCCGCCGACGGCAAAGTTTTATACGCAGGCGAGGGCGTAAGGGGCTACGGCAAACTGCTGCTCATCAGCCACAGCCCGTCGCTGATTACCGCCTACGCCCACAACGACAGCCTGCTGGTTGCCGAAAACCAAACCGTGCGGGCCGGACAAACCGTCGCTACCATGGGCAGCAGCGACAGCGATCGGGTCAAACTGCATTTTGAAGTGCGGGTAAACGGCAAAGCAGTCAATCCGATGCCGTATTTGCGGTGA
- a CDS encoding FAD-dependent oxidoreductase yields MKKYDIAIIGGGLFGRMAAWRLAQSGWKTVLYEASSPLGENSAAYVAAAMLAPLAEAIDATPLAVSLGYQSLTLWQQYLAQIGQPVFHQQNGSLMVWHTQDEPLAERFRRHLLRAHDGETVWQEWTQHEIAAQEPQLAGRFRKGLYLPQEGQLDNRQTLAALLAAAQQAGAECRFGEAADPETAREQAQWVLDCRGFAAKETWNTRSQSRLRGIRGEVARVFAPEVSLNRPVRLLHPRYPLYICPKENHVFVIGATQLESEDGGAVSVRSSLELFSALYAVCPAFGEARVLETAVGLRPTLQHENPEIRCLPDTQTIEINGLFRHGFMIAPAVCETLLQGMNNLAAGKAFSDGMNKERQSMVTQI; encoded by the coding sequence ATGAAAAAATACGATATTGCGATTATCGGCGGCGGCCTGTTCGGGCGTATGGCGGCGTGGCGTTTGGCGCAGTCGGGTTGGAAAACCGTGTTGTACGAAGCATCGTCGCCGCTGGGCGAAAACAGTGCCGCCTACGTTGCCGCCGCCATGCTGGCACCTTTGGCGGAAGCCATCGATGCCACGCCGCTGGCAGTGTCGCTCGGTTATCAAAGCCTGACTTTATGGCAGCAGTATCTGGCACAAATCGGGCAACCCGTTTTTCATCAGCAAAACGGCAGCCTGATGGTGTGGCACACGCAGGACGAGCCGCTGGCGGAGCGTTTCAGACGGCATCTGCTGCGGGCGCACGACGGCGAAACGGTGTGGCAGGAATGGACGCAGCACGAGATTGCCGCACAAGAACCTCAACTGGCAGGACGTTTCCGCAAAGGCCTGTATTTGCCGCAGGAAGGGCAGTTGGACAACCGCCAAACGCTGGCGGCGCTGCTGGCGGCGGCGCAACAGGCAGGTGCCGAATGCCGTTTCGGTGAAGCCGCCGACCCCGAAACCGCTCGTGAGCAGGCGCAATGGGTGTTGGATTGTCGGGGTTTTGCCGCCAAAGAAACGTGGAATACCCGTTCGCAAAGCCGCCTGCGGGGGATTCGCGGCGAAGTGGCAAGGGTGTTTGCGCCGGAAGTGTCGCTCAACCGCCCCGTACGCCTGCTGCACCCCCGTTATCCGCTCTACATTTGCCCGAAAGAAAACCATGTGTTTGTAATCGGCGCAACCCAGCTTGAAAGCGAAGACGGCGGCGCAGTATCGGTACGCAGCAGCTTGGAGCTGTTTTCCGCCCTGTATGCCGTGTGTCCCGCATTCGGCGAGGCGAGAGTGCTGGAAACCGCCGTCGGCCTGCGCCCGACTCTGCAACACGAAAACCCCGAAATCCGCTGTCTTCCCGATACGCAGACCATCGAAATCAACGGCCTGTTCCGCCACGGCTTTATGATTGCCCCCGCTGTGTGCGAAACCCTGTTGCAGGGCATGAATAATCTTGCGGCAGGCAAGGCATTTTCAGACGGCATGAACAAAGAACGGCAGAGCATGGTTACGCAGATTTGA
- the trpA gene encoding tryptophan synthase subunit alpha — translation MSRIQQTFQNLNGKKALISYITAGDPDLNTTVALMHSLVKNGTDILELGIPFSDPMADGPTIQRAVERALANGVSLRDVLDTVHTFREHDTETPVVLMGYLNPVHKMGYAEFAEAAAKAGVDGVLTVDSPIETIAPLQNELKAHHIDCIFLIAPTTTEERIKTIAGMAGGFIYYVSLKGVTGAASLDTEAVSRKIELLRQYTDLPIGVGFGISNAESAKAISQVADAVIVGSRLVQEIENHAGNEAEAVGALAKTLKDAIS, via the coding sequence ATGAGCAGAATACAGCAGACTTTTCAAAACCTGAACGGTAAAAAAGCCCTGATTTCCTACATTACCGCCGGTGATCCCGACCTGAACACTACGGTTGCACTGATGCACAGTCTGGTCAAAAACGGCACCGATATTCTGGAGCTGGGCATTCCCTTTTCCGACCCGATGGCCGACGGCCCGACCATCCAGCGTGCGGTAGAACGTGCCTTGGCCAACGGCGTTTCCCTGCGCGATGTATTGGATACGGTTCATACTTTCCGGGAACACGACACCGAAACGCCGGTCGTTTTGATGGGCTATCTCAATCCGGTTCACAAAATGGGCTATGCCGAATTTGCCGAAGCCGCCGCAAAAGCCGGTGTGGACGGCGTTTTGACCGTCGATTCCCCGATTGAAACCATCGCCCCGCTGCAAAACGAATTAAAAGCACACCATATCGACTGCATTTTCCTGATTGCCCCGACCACCACCGAAGAACGCATCAAAACCATCGCCGGTATGGCGGGCGGTTTCATCTATTACGTTTCCCTCAAAGGCGTAACCGGTGCGGCCAGCTTGGATACCGAAGCAGTTTCCCGTAAAATAGAGCTTTTACGTCAATATACCGATTTACCGATCGGCGTCGGCTTCGGCATCAGCAATGCCGAAAGCGCCAAAGCCATCAGCCAAGTGGCAGATGCCGTTATCGTCGGCAGCCGCTTGGTGCAGGAAATCGAAAACCACGCCGGCAACGAAGCCGAAGCCGTCGGTGCATTGGCAAAAACATTAAAAGACGCCATCAGCTGA
- a CDS encoding MFS transporter, protein MDLRQKIADHPMSGYQWLVVGLTFLLNMLDGFDVLAVAFTAKSIQAELDLGGAQIGTLMSTGLFGMAAGSVLLAPHADRFGRRPLLIFSTLLSAVGMLMTYFSHSLESIACWRVITGLGVGGILPCTNVLVSEYANRKWRGLAIAIYASGFGIGAMLGGMSAVLLQGNYGWRSVFLVGAALTFSAVAALIALLPESVDFLLGKRPPHARERLNKIAAKIGLHGEWAFPETDRSVKQKVSLLRLFEPAYRKTTLLCWLAFVCVMSAYYFVSSWTPALLEQAGMAKTQSQSLGMAVSIGGALGSLLFGLLASRRSARSVLAAFAVCSAAAVFCFLSAQTLALAFVFAVIIGALMNGCIAGLYTINPTLYAADFRSTGVGIAIGVGRLGSIVSPIAAGLLLDQGWAKNDLYAGAAVIILIAAVAVIGLKAKTEA, encoded by the coding sequence ATGGATTTACGACAAAAAATCGCCGATCACCCGATGAGCGGCTATCAATGGCTGGTGGTGGGGCTGACATTTTTACTGAATATGTTGGACGGTTTCGATGTGTTGGCGGTGGCGTTTACCGCCAAAAGCATTCAGGCGGAATTGGATCTCGGCGGCGCACAAATCGGTACGCTGATGAGCACCGGGCTGTTCGGCATGGCGGCGGGGTCGGTATTACTGGCACCGCACGCCGACCGTTTCGGCCGTCGGCCGCTGCTGATTTTCTCAACCCTGCTCTCTGCTGTCGGCATGTTGATGACGTATTTTTCCCACAGCTTGGAAAGCATTGCCTGCTGGCGGGTGATTACCGGCTTGGGTGTCGGCGGGATTTTGCCCTGCACCAATGTATTGGTCAGCGAATATGCCAACCGCAAATGGCGGGGGCTGGCGATTGCAATATATGCTTCGGGATTCGGCATCGGCGCTATGTTGGGCGGTATGTCGGCGGTATTGCTGCAGGGGAATTACGGCTGGCGTTCGGTGTTTTTGGTCGGCGCAGCGCTGACCTTTTCCGCTGTGGCGGCACTGATTGCCCTGTTGCCCGAATCGGTGGATTTTTTATTGGGCAAACGCCCGCCGCACGCCCGCGAACGGTTAAACAAAATTGCCGCCAAAATCGGTTTGCACGGCGAATGGGCATTCCCGGAAACCGACCGCAGCGTCAAACAGAAAGTATCGCTGCTGCGCCTGTTTGAACCGGCCTACCGCAAAACCACATTGCTCTGCTGGCTGGCTTTTGTCTGCGTGATGTCTGCCTATTATTTTGTCAGCTCGTGGACACCGGCGCTGCTGGAACAGGCCGGTATGGCCAAAACCCAGAGCCAGTCTTTGGGCATGGCGGTTTCCATCGGCGGCGCACTGGGTTCGCTGCTGTTCGGCCTGTTGGCAAGCCGCCGCTCAGCACGCAGCGTATTGGCGGCCTTTGCTGTCTGCTCTGCCGCAGCCGTGTTCTGCTTTTTATCCGCCCAAACGCTGGCGCTGGCATTTGTGTTTGCCGTGATTATCGGTGCATTGATGAACGGCTGTATCGCCGGACTCTACACCATCAATCCGACCCTGTATGCCGCCGATTTCCGCAGCACCGGCGTGGGCATCGCCATCGGTGTCGGCCGCTTGGGTTCGATTGTATCGCCGATTGCCGCCGGTTTGCTGCTGGATCAAGGCTGGGCGAAAAACGATCTTTACGCCGGTGCCGCCGTAATTATTCTGATTGCCGCCGTAGCCGTCATTGGTTTGAAAGCCAAAACAGAAGCGTAA
- the thiS gene encoding sulfur carrier protein ThiS: MNIIVNGKPALFDGGSLQTLLTQQAMQPPFAVAVNTRFVPKSRYAETLLQEGDQVEIVRPVVGG; the protein is encoded by the coding sequence ATGAACATTATCGTAAACGGAAAACCCGCCCTGTTTGACGGCGGCAGTTTGCAGACCTTATTAACGCAGCAGGCGATGCAGCCGCCGTTTGCCGTGGCAGTCAATACCCGCTTTGTGCCGAAAAGCCGCTACGCCGAAACCCTGTTGCAAGAGGGCGATCAAGTGGAAATCGTGCGGCCGGTGGTCGGCGGTTGA
- the thiE gene encoding thiamine phosphate synthase: MKPNQPQTMRDMLNLYLVAGTQDCRHLGGTPQQNLLSVLEQALRSGITCYQLREKGAGSLQDKALIQQLAAECRTLCRQYGVPFVLNNDVEAAIEWGADGVHIGQKDMPLAQAADLCRGRLFIGISNNSFDNILNSRQINRADYFACGPLFPTQSKPDAAAPVGIDLVRRIRAAGITQPLVAIGGIKAAHAAEIRAAGADGIAVISAITQAEDVAAAVRALLAK; encoded by the coding sequence ATGAAACCGAATCAGCCGCAAACCATGCGGGACATGCTTAATCTTTATCTGGTCGCCGGTACGCAGGATTGCCGCCATCTGGGCGGCACGCCGCAGCAGAATCTGCTGTCGGTATTGGAACAGGCTTTGCGCAGCGGCATCACTTGTTACCAGTTGCGGGAAAAAGGTGCCGGTTCGCTGCAGGATAAGGCCTTGATTCAGCAACTGGCGGCGGAATGCCGGACATTGTGCCGTCAATACGGCGTACCGTTTGTGTTGAACAACGATGTCGAGGCCGCCATCGAATGGGGCGCAGACGGCGTGCATATCGGGCAGAAAGACATGCCGCTGGCGCAGGCGGCGGATTTATGCCGAGGCCGGCTGTTTATCGGCATTTCCAACAACAGTTTCGACAATATTCTCAACAGCCGCCAAATCAACCGTGCCGACTATTTCGCCTGCGGGCCGCTGTTTCCCACCCAATCCAAGCCCGATGCCGCAGCGCCGGTGGGTATTGATTTGGTGCGGCGCATCCGTGCCGCCGGAATTACTCAGCCGCTGGTCGCCATCGGCGGCATTAAAGCGGCACACGCCGCCGAAATCCGTGCCGCCGGTGCAGACGGCATCGCCGTGATTTCCGCCATCACGCAGGCGGAAGATGTGGCGGCGGCCGTGCGGGCGTTGTTGGCAAAATAG
- the thiD gene encoding bifunctional hydroxymethylpyrimidine kinase/phosphomethylpyrimidine kinase, with protein sequence MNAFSFAQALTIAGSDSGGGAGIQADLKTFQMCGVFGTSVLTAVTAQNTTGVSAVQMLTTDIVQAQIQAVREDFQIRAFKIGMLGTAEIIECVASALADKPFGIMVLDPVMIAKGGAPLLQDSAVSAMKRHLLPLADILTPNLPEAEALTGMAIRTRSDVERAGRLLQEAGAKNVVIKGGHLDNSQSRQCTDWLFLQNDIIELAAERYPTQHTHGTGCTFSACVAAEAAKGADTATAVQTAKRFITAAISHPLNIGSGHGPVNHWAYHSSNGGYPAQVPQDKQAV encoded by the coding sequence ATGAACGCTTTTTCTTTTGCACAGGCGCTGACCATTGCCGGATCGGATTCGGGCGGCGGGGCAGGCATTCAGGCGGATTTGAAAACCTTTCAAATGTGCGGCGTGTTCGGCACCAGCGTGCTGACCGCCGTAACCGCCCAAAATACCACCGGCGTGTCGGCAGTGCAGATGCTGACAACCGACATCGTGCAGGCGCAAATCCAAGCCGTGCGGGAAGATTTCCAAATCCGAGCCTTTAAAATCGGTATGCTGGGAACAGCGGAAATCATCGAATGCGTGGCCTCGGCGCTGGCGGACAAACCGTTCGGCATCATGGTGCTCGATCCGGTGATGATTGCCAAAGGCGGCGCACCGCTGTTGCAGGATTCGGCAGTATCCGCCATGAAACGGCATTTGTTGCCGCTGGCGGATATTCTGACCCCGAACCTTCCCGAAGCCGAAGCACTCACCGGCATGGCCATCCGCACCCGCAGCGATGTTGAGCGTGCCGGACGCTTATTGCAGGAAGCGGGTGCAAAAAATGTGGTGATTAAAGGCGGCCATCTCGACAACAGCCAAAGCCGCCAATGCACCGACTGGCTGTTTTTGCAGAACGACATCATCGAACTGGCGGCGGAACGCTACCCGACGCAACACACCCACGGCACCGGCTGCACCTTCTCCGCCTGCGTGGCGGCAGAAGCGGCAAAAGGGGCGGATACCGCAACGGCAGTGCAGACGGCAAAACGCTTTATCACCGCCGCCATCAGCCACCCGCTGAACATCGGCTCGGGACACGGTCCGGTCAATCATTGGGCGTATCACAGCAGCAACGGCGGCTATCCGGCGCAAGTGCCGCAGGACAAACAGGCCGTCTGA
- the gloA gene encoding lactoylglutathione lyase, translated as MRMLHTMLRVGNLQKSLDFYQNVLGMQLLRRKDYPEGRFTLAFVGYGDEADHTVLELTHNWDTESYDLGNAYGHIAIEVDDAYQACEKVKEKGGKVVREAGPMKHGTTVIAFVEDPDGYKIEFIQKKSGSDSVQYAEN; from the coding sequence ATGAGAATGCTTCATACTATGCTGCGTGTCGGCAATCTGCAAAAATCTTTAGACTTTTACCAAAATGTTTTGGGTATGCAGCTCTTACGCCGCAAAGACTATCCCGAAGGCCGCTTTACGCTGGCGTTTGTCGGCTACGGCGACGAGGCCGACCATACCGTGTTGGAACTGACCCACAACTGGGATACTGAAAGCTACGATTTGGGCAATGCCTACGGCCATATTGCGATTGAAGTGGACGATGCTTATCAGGCGTGTGAAAAAGTCAAAGAAAAAGGCGGCAAAGTCGTACGCGAAGCCGGTCCGATGAAACACGGTACCACCGTGATTGCTTTTGTGGAAGACCCAGACGGCTACAAAATCGAGTTTATCCAGAAAAAAAGCGGCAGCGATTCGGTTCAATATGCCGAAAACTAA
- a CDS encoding DUF4298 domain-containing protein, whose protein sequence is MDTQQYIQKMQDLYGEWQKLLPHLEKSIADWQRGAEIMKQLDAFYSSPEWLALYERADEFTIDSQGNYSVLSEDAVWNALTEQHSLRTELQQILDNTEHNPQQSEEPQQAV, encoded by the coding sequence ATGGATACGCAACAATATATTCAAAAAATGCAGGATTTATACGGAGAATGGCAGAAACTGCTACCACACTTGGAAAAAAGCATCGCCGACTGGCAGCGCGGTGCAGAGATTATGAAACAGTTGGACGCATTTTACAGCTCGCCCGAATGGTTGGCACTGTACGAACGTGCCGATGAATTTACCATTGATTCGCAAGGAAATTACAGCGTTTTATCGGAAGATGCCGTGTGGAATGCTCTGACGGAGCAGCACAGTTTGCGTACCGAATTGCAGCAGATTTTAGACAATACGGAACACAATCCGCAGCAAAGCGAAGAGCCGCAGCAGGCCGTCTGA
- a CDS encoding FxsA family protein, producing MQVFGIGFLVLLFFEIMSIVWVADWLGGGLTLLLMAASFAAGVMMLRHTGLSGILLAGATLRSGQNISLYQMLWPIRYALAAVLLMSPGFISTVIALLLLLPIKGKPVAAMQQTPFQTQRTTRSGTRDDDIIEGEYTVTRPNGKPQDYIEHQSDEHSR from the coding sequence ATGCAAGTTTTCGGTATCGGTTTTCTGGTGCTGCTGTTTTTTGAAATCATGTCGATTGTCTGGGTTGCCGACTGGCTCGGCGGCGGTTTGACGCTCTTGCTGATGGCGGCAAGTTTTGCTGCCGGTGTGATGATGTTGCGCCACACCGGCCTGTCGGGCATTTTGCTGGCGGGTGCAACGCTGCGCAGCGGTCAGAATATTTCGCTTTACCAAATGCTGTGGCCGATCCGTTATGCGCTGGCGGCGGTGTTGCTGATGAGTCCGGGCTTTATTTCTACCGTGATTGCCCTGCTTCTGCTGCTGCCGATTAAAGGCAAACCGGTTGCCGCCATGCAGCAGACACCGTTTCAAACGCAGCGTACAACCCGCAGCGGCACTCGGGATGATGATATTATCGAGGGCGAATACACGGTAACCCGCCCAAACGGCAAACCGCAGGACTATATCGAGCATCAATCTGACGAGCATTCACGGTAA